In the genome of Montipora foliosa isolate CH-2021 chromosome 3, ASM3666993v2, whole genome shotgun sequence, one region contains:
- the LOC137995332 gene encoding uncharacterized protein, translated as MTAKWLSLTPDPPQIPVFYTLTKVHKPTPVGRPIISGCSGPTERISAFVDHLIKPIAQQQTSYLKDTTDFINFIERIKLPNSAILVSMDVTSLYTNIPQREGITTVCHAYEEFHQGNPPVHTRFLSEMLSPILHENSFQFKGKDYLQTHGTAMGTKMAVAFANIFMAKIEKEILRQSTIKPIFWKRFIDDVISVWDTSKNKIEEFLLKANNFHPTIKFTAEISEN; from the coding sequence atgacggctaaatggctCTCCCTTACGCCTGATCCTCCGCAAATACCAGTGTTTTACACACTTACAAAAGTTCACAAACCGACACCTGTTGGTAGACCTATTATCTCAGGGTGTTCAGGCCCTACAGAAAGGATCTCAGCATTTGTTGACCACCTTATTAAGCCAATAGCACAACAACAAACTTCGTATCTCAAAGATACAACAGACTTCATTAACTTCATCGAAAGGATTAAATTGCCTAACAGTGCCATACTTGTTTCAATGGACGTCACAAGCCTATACACGAACATACCACAACGAGAGGGTATTACCACCGTATGTCATGCATACGAAGAATTTCACCAAGGAAACCCTCCAGTCCATACCAGGTTTTTAAGCGAAATGCTCAGTCCGATCCTACATGAAAACTCGTTTCAATTTAAGGGGAAAGATTATCTTCAAACCCATGGAACAGCCATGGGCACGAAAATGGCCGTAGCCTTTGCTAACATCTTCATGgccaaaatagaaaaagaaatacTCAGACAGAGCACCATTAAGCCAATCTTTTGGAAAAGATTTATCGATGACGTCATATCAGTATGGGACacgagcaaaaacaaaatagaggAATTCCTTCTAAAGGCAAACAACTTTCATCCTACAATCAAATTCACGGCTGAAATCTCAGAAAATTGA